The following proteins are encoded in a genomic region of Microbacterium sp. NC79:
- a CDS encoding DUF4244 domain-containing protein has protein sequence MTLITAPLRGSACKTRALRGSSRRPRGLIERARAVACDETGAATAEYAIATMAAVAFAGLLVAIMRSDEVKQILTDLIERALTVP, from the coding sequence ATGACACTCATCACCGCACCGTTGCGCGGTTCCGCGTGCAAAACGCGGGCTTTGCGCGGCTCCTCCCGTCGGCCGAGAGGCCTCATCGAGCGCGCTCGAGCCGTCGCGTGCGACGAAACAGGTGCAGCCACCGCGGAATACGCGATCGCCACGATGGCGGCCGTCGCATTCGCAGGCCTACTTGTGGCCATCATGCGATCAGACGAAGTCAAGCAGATTCTGACCGATCTCATCGAACGCGCCCTCACGGTGCCCTAA